The Hyperthermus butylicus DSM 5456 genome includes a region encoding these proteins:
- a CDS encoding (Fe-S)-binding protein: protein MARELIDEARMLAEEYHRACIGCLLCTPGCVSYRALGAARYSPPRRLRAAYHVLVKGSPTSEDIETIYTCTMCGACTILCPYGIEVWRVVLAARIKLSIEGKQPQSLQEIARNIVRGHSFTPNPEAPKKLLLSIAEKVGVPVDEPADYLYIPSPFETTIYPDILEDALTVLKKAGYSIAVSTKALDLGGNAAFDAARPDVALNALANVINTAEELGVRGIVLSGCGADHKLLLLAKHYSWLTSNMEAVNIYELIHQHIRMSGGGRGENNKDRLLFPSCGFARFERESYPSVKALTHAKPPRDKPPYTLCCGGGGGLNYLREQPLATLRNRIYEWRIRNLCKGCKAREIVTPCIKCYTVLRHGVLLAKLYGKVKVTHLVQAVRRQHSKEPSRANTPQASNSPG, encoded by the coding sequence GTGGCTAGGGAGCTTATTGACGAAGCGCGCATGCTAGCCGAAGAGTACCACAGGGCGTGCATAGGCTGCCTGCTCTGCACCCCAGGCTGCGTCTCCTACAGAGCGCTCGGTGCTGCACGGTATTCCCCGCCTAGGCGTCTAAGGGCTGCATATCATGTGCTTGTGAAGGGCTCGCCGACAAGCGAGGATATCGAGACCATCTACACATGCACAATGTGTGGAGCATGCACAATCCTATGCCCCTATGGTATTGAGGTTTGGAGGGTCGTGCTAGCAGCAAGGATAAAGCTCAGCATTGAGGGGAAACAGCCGCAGAGCCTGCAGGAGATAGCTCGCAATATAGTACGGGGCCACAGCTTTACACCCAACCCAGAGGCGCCGAAGAAGCTTCTCCTCAGCATTGCCGAGAAGGTAGGGGTCCCCGTGGACGAGCCAGCAGACTACCTCTACATTCCATCCCCCTTCGAGACAACAATATACCCGGATATTCTTGAGGACGCTCTCACAGTTCTGAAGAAAGCGGGGTACAGTATTGCTGTATCCACTAAGGCGCTCGATCTAGGCGGCAACGCAGCCTTCGATGCTGCAAGGCCGGATGTCGCGCTAAATGCTCTGGCAAACGTGATCAATACCGCAGAGGAACTAGGTGTTAGGGGTATAGTGCTTTCGGGCTGCGGTGCTGACCATAAACTCCTGCTACTAGCCAAGCACTACTCCTGGCTTACCAGCAACATGGAAGCCGTGAACATCTACGAGCTGATACACCAGCATATAAGGATGAGTGGAGGGGGTAGAGGGGAGAATAACAAGGACCGCCTGCTCTTTCCGAGCTGTGGTTTTGCACGTTTCGAGAGAGAGTCGTACCCCTCGGTGAAGGCGCTTACCCATGCTAAGCCGCCAAGGGATAAGCCTCCCTACACGCTGTGCTGTGGCGGTGGTGGAGGCTTAAACTATCTGAGAGAGCAGCCACTCGCAACACTACGCAATAGGATTTACGAGTGGAGGATTAGGAATCTCTGCAAAGGCTGCAAGGCGAGGGAAATAGTCACGCCATGCATAAAGTGCTACACCGTGCTCCGCCACGGGGTCCTACTAGCAAAGCTCTATGGAAAAGTAAAGGTTACCCATCTCGTACAAGCTGTAAGGAGGCAGCATAGCAAGGAACCCTCGAGAGCAAATACGCCGCAAGCATCTAACTCCCCAGGATAG
- a CDS encoding MFS transporter: MPGCSTPSTRLPERLLYPKDRMEEIYAWHIRLPELSQLASFLILGYLFGYVLNTPSHYRLGFIAFGLASLLTTLYLVKFLPRLDAEERISVEGFKFRVDREFKLILLVEALITLAWSLAPEIVLLNYIVNVLGLTLFEAMLVEAFISLGAILATYISKMLDRHHRFKAMAIGYSLVSLWALIMSQGAPFPLVLAAHFCKAWRGTRLPIYRSWILSKIPREKASSLLSALSSYRKLIALASPAIAGSLAELNPTLPYYASLALFIAATLALLAHAYREHT, translated from the coding sequence TTGCCGGGCTGTTCTACCCCCTCTACCAGGCTGCCCGAGAGGCTACTCTACCCCAAGGACAGAATGGAGGAGATCTACGCCTGGCACATTAGGCTCCCAGAGCTGAGCCAGCTCGCCAGCTTCCTCATCCTCGGCTACCTCTTCGGCTACGTGCTCAACACCCCGAGCCACTACCGGCTAGGCTTCATAGCGTTCGGGCTAGCGTCGCTGCTAACGACTCTCTACCTGGTAAAGTTCCTGCCAAGGCTCGACGCCGAGGAAAGGATCAGCGTTGAGGGCTTCAAGTTCAGGGTTGACAGGGAGTTCAAGCTCATACTGCTAGTCGAGGCCCTAATAACCCTCGCATGGTCGCTAGCACCGGAGATAGTACTCCTCAACTACATAGTAAACGTGTTGGGGCTAACACTGTTTGAGGCAATGCTCGTCGAGGCATTCATATCGCTAGGTGCAATCCTAGCAACATACATATCGAAGATGCTGGATCGCCACCACCGCTTCAAAGCCATGGCCATAGGCTATAGCCTCGTATCGCTATGGGCGCTAATAATGTCCCAGGGAGCACCGTTCCCCCTTGTACTCGCTGCACACTTCTGCAAGGCTTGGCGAGGTACTCGCCTTCCCATCTACCGTTCATGGATCCTATCAAAGATCCCAAGAGAGAAGGCTAGCAGCCTACTCTCAGCACTCTCCAGCTACAGGAAGCTAATCGCACTCGCCTCACCAGCTATAGCGGGCAGCCTCGCAGAGCTAAACCCAACACTACCATACTACGCCAGCCTAGCATT
- a CDS encoding type 1 glutamine amidotransferase domain-containing protein, giving the protein MPRALFIVEPDFDDLEFFYAYHRLLEEGFEIDIASHAKYSDVPRYDPQTGRLEPRPLKIKGKRGFEVEATLSYREAVERLDSYDVLVIPGGRSPERARQHREAVEIARRMAEKGKPIIAICHGPLLLASASVIRGRRVTGYPGIKDDLVNAGAEYVDAGAVLDGNIVTVRHTSSMGEGFRLFIQLLREKGLARS; this is encoded by the coding sequence GTGCCCCGCGCTCTCTTCATAGTAGAGCCCGACTTTGACGACCTCGAATTCTTCTACGCGTACCACCGTCTCCTCGAAGAAGGCTTCGAAATCGACATAGCGTCTCACGCCAAGTACAGCGACGTGCCCCGCTACGACCCCCAAACAGGGAGGCTAGAACCCCGCCCGCTGAAGATAAAGGGCAAGAGGGGCTTCGAGGTTGAGGCTACGCTCAGCTACCGGGAGGCAGTGGAGAGGCTTGACAGCTACGACGTCCTTGTAATCCCCGGCGGGAGGAGCCCGGAAAGGGCTAGGCAGCACCGAGAGGCAGTGGAGATAGCTAGGAGGATGGCTGAGAAGGGTAAACCAATCATAGCCATATGTCACGGCCCACTACTCCTAGCCTCAGCTAGTGTCATCAGGGGCCGTAGGGTTACAGGCTACCCAGGCATAAAGGACGATCTTGTGAACGCAGGCGCAGAATACGTTGATGCCGGCGCAGTTCTAGATGGCAACATAGTCACTGTGAGGCACACAAGCAGCATGGGTGAGGGCTTCCGGCTATTCATACAGCTGCTCCGCGAGAAAGGCCTGGCAAGGAGCTGA
- a CDS encoding aldehyde ferredoxin oxidoreductase family protein, whose product MEFKLLRINLWTQKVREEKIDERTLRRFLGGRGLGAYLALKEIPKGADPLGPENKLYILTGPLTGTAAVETGRYHVVGKSPLTGILGDSNSGGQFGPWLRFSGYDGIVLESVSEEPVWISIIDGEVKFHDARDLWGRGVIYTEKKIRDRVGITKPDLGSVLSIGPAGENLSKIAAIMNDKYRAAGRTGLGAVMGSKRVKAIFVYGHRRIELYDRQKFLEAAKKLSKAIVEHSISQSLTKYGTAVLVNIINEHGGLPTKNWTRGVFEKAQQISGEYLAEHYLKTNKGCWGCAIRCSRVAEVKSGPYRTPVSEGPEYETIWANGANTMIGNMEAIIKINYLLNDMGLDTISFGNTAATLMELYEKAQKGELPEDKAKKLLDLLEDVEPTWGNADAVIRLIWKTAYRDGIGDYTAEGAARLAEEFGCPDCAIHVRGLELPAYDPRAINSMALSYATSNRGGCHLRAYGVSFDVLGVPKKFDPLKIDLEKVKLIKWQQDYFAVIDSLVVCKFNTFADAPEYYVELLKYAMGWEDLTVEELLTIGERIYNVERLFAVREGRGYRDYLPKRLLEEPLPDGPAKGRTAKEALETYLPEYYKLRGWVDGKPTPETLKRLGLGEFLYIVA is encoded by the coding sequence ATGGAGTTCAAGCTTCTGAGAATAAACCTCTGGACACAGAAGGTCCGCGAGGAGAAGATTGACGAAAGAACCCTGCGCCGCTTCCTCGGCGGCCGTGGCCTCGGAGCATACCTGGCGCTCAAGGAGATCCCCAAGGGCGCTGATCCCCTGGGCCCTGAGAATAAGCTCTACATACTAACCGGCCCCCTAACCGGTACGGCCGCAGTGGAGACCGGTAGGTACCATGTTGTCGGTAAGAGCCCGCTAACGGGCATCCTCGGCGACAGCAACTCTGGCGGCCAGTTCGGCCCCTGGCTAAGGTTCTCGGGCTATGACGGTATTGTGCTTGAGAGTGTTAGTGAGGAGCCAGTCTGGATAAGCATTATCGACGGCGAGGTAAAGTTCCATGATGCACGCGACCTCTGGGGCCGCGGCGTAATCTACACTGAGAAGAAGATACGTGATCGGGTTGGTATAACAAAGCCAGACCTAGGTAGCGTTCTGTCAATAGGTCCGGCGGGCGAGAACCTCTCGAAGATCGCTGCTATAATGAACGACAAGTACCGTGCAGCGGGCCGTACAGGTCTAGGCGCGGTAATGGGCAGCAAGAGGGTCAAGGCAATATTCGTCTACGGTCACCGGAGGATAGAGCTCTACGACAGGCAGAAGTTCCTCGAGGCTGCAAAGAAGCTGTCCAAGGCCATAGTTGAGCATAGTATAAGCCAGTCACTAACAAAGTATGGTACAGCCGTACTAGTAAACATCATCAACGAGCACGGCGGCCTCCCTACAAAGAACTGGACCCGTGGCGTATTCGAGAAGGCACAGCAGATCAGCGGTGAGTACCTAGCCGAGCACTACCTCAAGACAAACAAGGGCTGCTGGGGCTGCGCTATAAGGTGCTCGAGAGTAGCTGAGGTTAAGAGTGGTCCGTACAGGACACCGGTCTCTGAGGGCCCAGAGTACGAGACCATCTGGGCTAACGGCGCCAACACCATGATAGGCAACATGGAGGCCATAATAAAGATTAACTACCTCCTCAACGACATGGGCTTAGACACGATAAGCTTCGGCAACACCGCCGCCACACTAATGGAGCTCTACGAGAAAGCCCAGAAGGGCGAGCTACCAGAGGACAAGGCTAAGAAGCTACTCGACCTCTTAGAGGACGTTGAGCCCACATGGGGCAACGCTGATGCCGTGATAAGGCTGATCTGGAAGACAGCATACCGCGACGGAATCGGCGACTACACAGCCGAGGGCGCCGCAAGGCTCGCCGAGGAGTTCGGCTGCCCAGACTGCGCAATACACGTTAGGGGTCTAGAGCTACCAGCATATGACCCAAGAGCAATCAACAGCATGGCGCTAAGCTATGCTACCAGCAACCGCGGAGGCTGCCACCTCAGAGCCTACGGCGTAAGCTTCGACGTGCTTGGTGTGCCGAAGAAGTTCGACCCGCTCAAGATAGACCTTGAGAAGGTCAAGCTCATAAAGTGGCAGCAGGACTACTTCGCCGTGATAGACAGCCTTGTAGTCTGCAAGTTCAACACGTTCGCCGACGCGCCAGAGTACTATGTGGAGCTGCTAAAGTACGCTATGGGCTGGGAGGACCTAACAGTTGAGGAGCTGCTAACCATAGGCGAGAGGATATACAACGTGGAGAGGCTCTTCGCAGTACGCGAAGGCAGGGGCTACAGGGACTACCTGCCAAAGAGGCTGCTGGAGGAGCCACTACCAGACGGTCCAGCCAAGGGCAGGACGGCTAAGGAGGCGTTGGAGACGTACCTGCCAGAATACTACAAGCTACGCGGCTGGGTAGACGGCAAGCCAACACCTGAGACCCTCAAGAGGCTCGGCCTAGGAGAGTTCCTCTACATCGTAGCCTAG
- a CDS encoding acetate--CoA ligase family protein, with product MALPRPPVGEGVEVLFKPKGVAVIGASRKPGKVGYMVLYNLKNSYEGPIYPVNPNADEILGLKAYPTIMDVPDPVDLAVVTVPAKMVPDVVDQAGRRGVRAVIVISAGFREVGGEGVELEKRLLEVVRKHGIRMLGPNCLGVYSPSTGINATFLDPEKQGLPGKGPIAFISQSGALGAALLDWLDANQFGISKFISIGNKADIDEADLLAYLRKDPETKSIAMYIEGVAPGEGGRFRRALEETTHEKPVVILKSGRTAAGARAASSHTGSLAGSYQLYETIFKQTGVIPAYDTAQLFEMALALALQPPMLGDRVAIITMGGGSGVMASDNLAEKGLKVVELSPETQAKLRKVLLPIASPRNPVDVTGSATDEHFLESIRIVVESGEVDGIFLIPYLNLASITPELPRKIAALVKEIQQKYRIPFVASVTAGKKTWALAKIMEKEAGIPVYSNEASAARAMWALRQYGKWLQKIGVA from the coding sequence ATGGCGCTCCCTAGGCCGCCGGTTGGCGAGGGCGTGGAGGTTCTCTTCAAGCCCAAGGGTGTAGCGGTTATTGGTGCCTCTAGGAAGCCTGGTAAAGTAGGCTACATGGTTCTATACAATCTTAAGAATAGCTACGAGGGTCCAATATACCCTGTAAACCCGAACGCGGACGAGATACTGGGGCTCAAAGCCTATCCGACAATAATGGATGTACCTGACCCTGTAGATCTTGCAGTAGTGACTGTGCCGGCAAAAATGGTGCCAGATGTAGTAGACCAGGCTGGAAGGAGAGGTGTTAGGGCGGTTATAGTGATTAGTGCTGGCTTCAGGGAGGTTGGCGGCGAGGGGGTCGAGCTTGAGAAGCGGCTGCTCGAGGTTGTGAGAAAGCATGGTATCCGAATGCTGGGCCCCAACTGTCTAGGAGTATACTCTCCATCAACCGGCATTAACGCGACATTTCTCGACCCGGAGAAGCAGGGTCTACCAGGTAAGGGCCCCATAGCATTCATCAGCCAGAGTGGTGCTCTTGGCGCAGCCTTGCTAGACTGGCTTGACGCTAACCAGTTTGGCATAAGCAAGTTCATAAGTATTGGCAACAAGGCTGACATTGATGAGGCCGACCTGCTAGCCTATCTAAGAAAGGACCCGGAAACCAAGAGCATTGCAATGTATATCGAGGGCGTCGCGCCCGGCGAGGGTGGGAGATTCCGCCGCGCTCTAGAAGAGACAACACATGAAAAGCCAGTGGTCATACTAAAGTCTGGCCGCACCGCTGCTGGTGCACGTGCCGCTTCAAGCCATACTGGCAGCCTTGCAGGTAGCTATCAGCTATACGAGACTATCTTCAAGCAAACCGGAGTAATACCAGCCTACGACACGGCACAGCTATTCGAGATGGCGTTAGCGCTAGCGCTACAGCCGCCAATGCTGGGTGATCGTGTGGCAATAATAACGATGGGTGGGGGCAGCGGTGTAATGGCCTCCGATAACCTCGCCGAGAAGGGGCTGAAGGTTGTGGAGCTTAGCCCAGAAACGCAGGCTAAGCTACGCAAGGTTCTACTGCCGATTGCTAGTCCGAGAAACCCCGTGGATGTAACAGGCTCTGCTACTGATGAGCACTTCCTAGAGTCAATTAGAATCGTTGTTGAGAGCGGCGAGGTTGACGGCATATTCCTCATACCATACCTAAACCTTGCATCCATAACCCCGGAGCTTCCACGCAAAATAGCTGCACTCGTGAAGGAGATACAGCAGAAGTACCGAATACCATTCGTAGCCTCGGTAACCGCTGGCAAGAAGACATGGGCTCTAGCAAAGATTATGGAGAAAGAGGCTGGAATACCGGTATATAGTAACGAGGCTAGCGCAGCCAGAGCCATGTGGGCACTCCGCCAGTACGGCAAGTGGCTACAGAAGATAGGTGTAGCCTAG
- a CDS encoding DUF2153 domain-containing protein — translation MSRPGEVRVIDYVFLKQLDEWVRMQKRLLQTFKETAAKVEHGDRLDLIVATRAAFQHMMRTIKAFDNWLQDPVIIAHVPREMLLEVWKVMFSVLQQLLEIDIKHTSDVRNLLEQLAREGKLNPLVATVKQAGGEEEEAPRRPPTMMI, via the coding sequence TTGAGTAGGCCAGGTGAGGTACGCGTGATAGACTATGTGTTCCTAAAACAGCTCGACGAGTGGGTTAGGATGCAGAAGAGGCTACTCCAGACATTCAAGGAGACAGCAGCCAAGGTCGAGCATGGTGACAGGCTAGACCTCATAGTTGCTACTAGGGCGGCGTTCCAGCACATGATGAGGACTATCAAGGCTTTCGACAACTGGCTCCAGGACCCGGTGATAATAGCTCATGTGCCCCGGGAGATGCTGCTAGAGGTCTGGAAGGTAATGTTTAGCGTGCTGCAGCAGCTCCTCGAGATAGACATTAAGCACACGAGCGACGTGAGAAACTTGCTCGAGCAGCTGGCAAGGGAGGGCAAGCTAAACCCGCTAGTAGCAACCGTCAAGCAGGCCGGCGGCGAGGAGGAAGAAGCACCAAGACGGCCGCCAACAATGATGATCTAG
- a CDS encoding phosphate signaling complex PhoU family protein — protein MGQLTQFLGEIRRVLDRLYGEAAAGLREAFNIACGGGGSAESVGEHSRIALGLRSEVTDMATIAIARFQPVARDLRRLTSYLEAAYDLFRISRYAFEIARLYQLVPRECRRCSESIRVVLGKAEEMLDMAYRALVEEDGGLAEKVSELDASVDEAYVEAVRRLGTVAHLSRCEVAEMLLLRHVERIADHAVYIAAEAYYIATGHRVYPQAPPKPRGSV, from the coding sequence TTGGGCCAGCTGACCCAGTTCCTCGGCGAGATACGTAGGGTTCTAGACAGGCTCTACGGGGAGGCGGCTGCCGGCCTCCGCGAAGCCTTCAACATTGCATGTGGGGGTGGGGGGAGTGCTGAGTCGGTGGGGGAGCATAGTAGGATTGCGTTAGGGCTGCGGAGCGAGGTTACAGACATGGCTACCATAGCTATTGCTAGGTTTCAGCCGGTTGCGAGGGATCTTCGCAGACTCACATCCTACCTCGAGGCGGCCTATGACCTCTTCAGGATTTCAAGATATGCATTCGAGATCGCGAGGCTCTACCAGCTAGTACCCCGTGAGTGTAGGAGGTGTAGCGAGAGCATCCGGGTGGTGCTCGGCAAGGCAGAGGAGATGCTAGACATGGCCTATCGCGCCCTCGTCGAGGAGGATGGTGGGCTCGCGGAGAAGGTCTCCGAGCTGGATGCATCGGTGGATGAGGCCTACGTCGAGGCTGTCCGAAGGCTTGGCACCGTCGCCCACCTCTCTAGATGCGAGGTTGCAGAGATGCTACTGCTACGCCATGTTGAAAGAATTGCAGACCATGCAGTCTACATAGCAGCCGAGGCCTACTACATCGCCACCGGCCACCGAGTATACCCCCAGGCCCCACCAAAGCCTAGAGGGAGCGTATAG